The proteins below are encoded in one region of Hordeum vulgare subsp. vulgare chromosome 3H, MorexV3_pseudomolecules_assembly, whole genome shotgun sequence:
- the LOC123442972 gene encoding leucine-rich repeat extensin-like protein 3, which yields MTRAALLLLVALAGAAASDFSGDGGPGTAAVEVDPSWRFPSQRIRDAYVALQTWKRHAIFSDPRNLTADWSGPDVCNYTGVFCAPLPSDPRVLAVAGVDLNHGDIAGYLPPELGLLADLALLHLNSNRFCGLLPGTLRRLRLLHELDLSNNRFVGPFPEVVLDMPALRFLDLRFNEFEGAVPSRLFDRPLDAIFLNHNRFRFKIPDNIGNSPVSVIVLSHNTFQGCLPASIANMSGTLNELLLINNGLKSCLPPEIGRLRELTVLDVSHNQLAGPLTQEVAGLRKLEQLNVAHNLLSGPIPQAVCALPRLKNFTFSYNFFTGEPPACARVVPRDSDRDNCLPNRPAQRTPQQCAAFYSRPPADCAAFQCKPFVPPSPPPSPPPPLPSPPPPSPPPPSPPPPSPPPPSPSPPPPLPSPPPPSPPPPSPPPPSPPPPKPVHSPPPPKPVHSPPPPKPVHHSPPPPKLVHSPPPPKLVHSPPPPPKPVHHHPPPPPAPHPHPTCPPPPPCNCPPPALPPPPPYYPGQLPPVSRAEYGSPPPPPYNPDPLPPVSWAEYRSPPPPSRQ from the coding sequence ATGACGCGCGCCGCGCTACTCCTGCTCGTCGCCCTCGCTGGGGCCGCGGCGTCGGATTTCTCCGGCGATGGAGGGCCCGGGACGGCGGCGGTTGAGGTGGATCCATCGTGGCGGTTCCCGAGCCAACGCATCCGGGACGCCTACGTCGCGTTGCAGACCTGGAAACGCCACGCCATCTTCTCCGACCCGCGGAACCTCACCGCCGACTGGTCCGGCCCGGACGTCTGCAACTACACGGGCGTCTTCTGCGCGCCGCTGCCGTCCGACCCGCGCGTGCTCGCCGTCGCCGGCGTCGACCTCAACCACGGGGATATCGCGGGGTACCTCCCGCCGGAGCTCGGCCTGCTCGCCGACCTCGCGCTGCTGCACCTCAACTCCAACCGCTTCTGCGGCTTGCTCCCGGGCACGCTCCGCCGGCTCCGCCTCCTCCACGAGCTCGATCTGAGCAACAACCGCTTCGTCGGCCCCTTCCCGGAGGTCGTGCTCGACATGCCGGCCCTCAGGTTCCTCGATCTCCGGTTCAATGAGTTCGAGGGCGCCGTGCCCAGCCGCCTCTTCGACAGGCCGCTGGACGCCATCTTCCTCAACCACAACCGCTTCCGCTTCAAGATCCCGGACAACATCGGCAACTCGCCGGTCTCCGTCATCGTCCTCTCCCACAACACCTTCCAAGGATGCCTCCCCGCCAGCATCGCCAACATGTCCGGCACGCTCAACGAGCTCTTGCTCATCAACAACGGCCTCAAGTCATGCCTGCCGCCGGAGATCGGCCGCCTGCGGGAGCTCACGGTGCTCGATGTCAGCCACAACCAGCTCGCCGGCCCGCTCACGCAGGAGGTGGCGGGGCTGAGGAAGCTGGAGCAGCTCAACGTCGCGCACAACCTGCTCTCTGGGCCGATACCCCAGGCCGTGTGCGCGCTGCCGCGACTCAAGAACTTCACCTTCTCATACAACTTCTTCACCGGGGAGCCGCCGGCGTGCGCGCGCGTCGTGCCTCGGGACAGCGACCGAGACAACTGCCTGCCGAATCGCCCCGCTCAGCGGACACCGCAGCAGTGCGCCGCCTTCTACTCCCGACCGCCCGCCGACTGTGCGGCGTTCCAGTGCAAGCCGTTCGTCCCGCCTTCACCGCCTCCATCCCCGCCCCCGCCGTTGCCATCGCCGCCACCGCCTTCTCCACCTCcaccatccccgccgccgccatcaCCTCCTCCGCCTTCgccatctccaccaccaccatTACCATCACCACCCCCACCTTCACCTCCACCACCATCCCCGCCTCCACCATCACCTCCGCCGCCAAAGCCAGTCCACTCACCGCCGCCGCCAAAGCCAGTCCACTCACCGCCGCCGCCAAAGCCAGTCCACCACTCCCCGCCGCCGCCAAAGCTAGtccactcgccgccgccgccaaagctagtccactcgccgccgccgccgccaaagcCAGTCCACCACcacccaccgcctcctcctgctcCGCATCCGCATCCAAcgtgccccccgccgccgccctgtAACTGTCCGCCACCAGCATTGCCACCGCCGCCACCGTATTACCCCGGGCAATTGCCACCTGTGTCCCGTGCAGAATATGGATCACCACCACCGCCCCCCTATAACCCCGACCCATTGCCACCCGTCTCCTGGGCAGAATATAGATCACCGCCACCGCCTTCACGGCAGTGA